TTGATTGTCACGTACCAGCATTAGGCCTTTGATGATGACCTCACTGTAATACTCTGGATCTTGTTGTTGCAAAGAGAGCAAGTGATTAACCATTGTGTTACCATCTTTATTTCCCCTACACTCATCAAGCAGACGCTGCAAGATTGCATCCATGGCTTCTCCAACAGCTTTCACTTTCTTTTCAAAACTCCTTCCGAATATTTTCAGGAATGGTAAGTATTCTCCAGGGTGCCTCGCGCCACTAGTGCTGGTAATATAAGCGATAAGTTTCTTGAACGTATCTGCTTCTGCTTTGTCACTAGCATCTTCTCCGTAGTAGATCTTCCCTGTAACCATCCTCACGATGTTGTTGAACGTTAGATCGTAAAAAAGTGACTCGAGCTCGACCTCGTTGTTGATGAGAGCGTCACGTGAGAGTCTCGTGAGCATGCGGTGGATTTCCTCTTTGCGGATGTGAAGAAAGTTGGCGAGACGTTTCGAGGAGACGATTTCGAGGGAGCAGATCTTGCGGAGGTTGCGCCAGTGGTCACCGTAAGGTGTGGTTGCTATGGTGGTGTAGTTGTAAGCGATGTATTTGGAGGTTAGGAAACGAGGGCGGTTTGATACTACGACGTCGTTGTGACCCGTGAAGCATTCTTTTGCGAGTGCGGAGGAAGAGATGACGACGGCACGGCGGGTACCGAGTCGGAGGTAGAAGATTGGGCCGTGTGCTTTGGCGAGTCGGTGGAAGAGACGGTGGACAGGCGGTTTGATGAGGCGATGGTGGCCGATAATGGGGAGAGAGTGAGGCGGAGTAGGAGGGAGGTTGAGACGCTTCTTTTTAGAGAAGATGAATTTGTAAGCAATGAGAAGGAGAGCTAGAGGGAGTATCACATAGTAGAACATCTTTGTCACTTATTTTTTGGGATGTCTCTGATTAAATGATTTAGTAACCTATTTATAGGGAAAATGAGTTTTTGGGTCGCAACATTTTTTACATATAAAAATAAATAATAGCGCCTATGTTTTTTTTAGCGAAGAGATGCGATCATTTTTTTATTTTAACGTGTAAAATAGTATTCAACTAATTCAAAATGGCTTAGTGGTTGAACAATTCATAGTGAGATTAAAAAGACAGTGTACAAGTTTTTACAATAAGATTTTAATTACAATTACTTATTGTAAATGTCTTAGAAAGCAAATGTATCTGGGATTTGAGATCTGATTTTTTGATATGGCTATTTCGTTCTAAAAGTTAAGAAAAATCTTCTCTAAAAAATGTTAAGAATTTTTTTAATGTTATGATGACTTTGTCTGAAGTCCTTACATTACTTTGTATTACCATTAAAGTTTTGTTTATCTGTTGTAGTAAATTTTTCAAAATTACTAAAAATCAATTTGAAAAATTTGTAAGGTACTGTTTCTTATTTTGTGATTTTTTGTTGACTATTAATACAGTGGGTTTGGTTTTGATTCACTGTGGATATATTCATATATTATCAATTTCATATCATGTTGATCATTTATTGGATAGGATTATATATCTCAATTTTCGGATATCTGATTAGTATATCTTTACAATATACATCATTAAATATTCATCCTTCTTAGGCAAAGCAGTTTAAAATGTGTTTAATAGTATTTACTTGGTTTTATACCATAAAGTAATATTTTCTTTGTTTCAAAATAATACATATTTTAATATTTTCACACGTAATAATAAAATATGTCAAATATTAGTTATAAATGCATAAATTTCTGTAATTATCTATTTTATAATTTTAAACTAGTGAAAATTTAACTGCTGTGATTATTTTCTAATTTACAATTAATCATTATTAGTTGAATAAATGCATTGAAAATAGAAAAGTAATATTTTCTGAAACAATTATTTTAAAAAATATTATTTATGAAAAGGAGGGAATGCATGTACCAACAAGGAGATTCTATGGTTGGTTTATTGCAATAGTTCTGTAATGCTAAGACAACAACCCGTCTCAGATACAATAGATTTTCCAACAGTAACTGTACTTGAGCAATTTTTTTCTTCTTCTTGAATCTTGATAGTCGATATGAGGAGTTTTGGCAAAGAGAAACTATTGCAATAACTGCAATATATCAAAGTTGCTCATCTTAATCAACAATCCCGACACTGAATATTCTGTTTACTGAATGAAACTTTTTCAAAAATACAAAATGAATATCCGATGGCAAATTAGCTCCTCAAAAGATGTACGATCTTCTTTCTTTTGTCGGCAAAGATGTAAAGATCTTATGTCGTCGAAGTGGCTTGGCTCTTCACATTTATACAGTTAAAAACACGGTTCTGGAGGCTCTCCAATTTCGCTATATGTTTAGTGGCTATTCACTTTACAGGTGTCTACAACTTTACAGTCAATATTAATTCTAATTCATAACGATTTTCACTTCTTCAGAACTTATAAAGATTGATCATATATTTAAAGTTTTAAACCTTGTAGATGCAGTAAATAGAAACTTTATCTGGTTTTATGATAGAAAAAAGAGGACGAGGCACACATAAGGGCGCAAATAGATTACTAACTGTTAAAAATAAAAATGTATGAAATAACTTATTTCTATAAATTTAAAAAAATAGTATTTAATAGAATAAAACAAGTCCCATTCCAATAATTCTAGTAAAAAAAAATCGTTAAAAAATAATAATAATAATTCTAGTAAAATATAGAAAAGAATATAAAATATAATTACAAAACATTGGATGTAACTGGTTTGTCCATTTCCTATAAAGAATATAGTCAATAATAGAAATGATTATTTGTGGAATATAAAAATATAATGATGGATGAAATAGAATAAAACTGAACTTATTAATTAATAAAATAGTAAATTCTATACATTTCACTTATTTACGAAGTTTTAAGATTTTTAAGAAAAATACTTCTTCAGTTTCAAATTATATGATGTTTTAGAATGTTTTTGTCACTTCAAAATATAAGATGTTTTGAAGTTTAAAGGTTAACTTTAACTTTATTGAAAAATGTTCAATCAATTAGATTTTATAGTTTTTTATAATTGGTTGAATGATTTTAAAATTATATCTTTGGAAACATTTTTTTTAAATAAAAGTAACTTTCTTAATTTTTGTGCACTAATCTAAAGCATCATATATTACGAAATGGATGGAGTATATTTCAGGAGAAATTTCAATTCTACCACAAATTTGATACCGCTTTTCAAATTTATCATTAATAAATAACTATTTTCACAATATCCTAAATTTGTGATAAAATAACACTAAGTTAATTTTTTTAATATTAATAGAATATTTATAAATCCAACCCCAAACCCTTAATATTAAACCATAAACAATAATTAATAAAGCCTGAACCTAAATGTTAATATATTTTTTGATTGGTGATATTTTTGAAAAAATGGTACTTAACTTATGGCATTTCTAATAATTTCTCTGTATTTTACAAAGAATTCAATTTTTGTTTCATTCCATAATGGAATACGTGGAGTTTTTTGAATGATTTTTTCTTGTAATTAGTAAATATTTTATGGTATTATATGGAATAGTGCCTATCAAATAATGTCGTTCCACAAAATACCATTTTATATAGTTACAGTTTTTAAGATTAAAAATGCTTATGAATGAGATGAAATAAAATGGAATGAAAATCGATTTTTTTTATAACTTTCATGATTCGATTCCTTTACATTCATTTTTATTAAGTTATAATATTTTTAAAATTGATTACCAATCTTTTTTTTAATCGATTACCAATCTAAGTTTTACAATACTTAAATTGCCGTTTTATTAAAATGCTTTTCTCGGGTCGGCACCAAAAACAACATTTTGTTGTTTCTTTTATCATAGAAAGCGAACTTCTATGTTTCGACTTCCATGCCTTTTTGGATTGAAGTTTTTTTTTTTTTTGGATTGAAGTTGTATTGTTTCTTAAACATTTTTTTGGGTGTAAATTGGTTTTTAAACATTGTTATCCTTTTTACGTTTGAAATTTTGCTTTTCATTTTCTGCTTTGTCTTTCAGTAAAATCCGTACTGGCGTAAATATTATTTTCATCATAACAACATGATAACTATTGAAATCATTTGAATATATCACGATTAACAAGCATAGTACACGTTTTTACTAAAATAATAAAGAAAAATATATAATGCGTATGAATTAAGAACGATAAAAGTTCTGACTAAAATGTGGTAAATACTAGATAAACGAAGCTTGATCTCGGAAATCCTCGGCCCAAGCTATCTTAATGGTTTTCTTATAAAAAGTAGTTCGGTGCGGCTGAATAAGCAGATGACAATATGGAGTATGTCTGAGTATTATCTGAATTATTGGATAGAGAATTCTAAAATAATTCATATACAGTACAAGCCAGTAGGAGTCAGCTATGAATAGTGTGTAGATTTTTCAAAAAATTCGGTGTCGAACTAATCCAGCAAAATTAATTAAAGATGTCTCAACCTTTCACCGGAGAAAATACACTAGAACCTCTATAAATTAATAATATTGGGACTTTAAAATTTTATTAATTTATAGAGATATTAATTTACAAAAGTTTTCTTCTTTAGATTTTTTTATTTTAAGATATATTTATTCTATGATAAAAAAAATATTTGATTTTAGTGTATATACATTAATTGTTATTTTTTAAAATTTAAAATTTATATTAATTTTATTATATTATTTGGTGTATATAATATATATTGCATAGAACTTAAATGTGATTTTAGATAGAATATTATTAAATCTCATCAAAAAAATATTAAGTGTTAAGAAAATATAAAAATAATTCTAAAGTGAATATAAAATAAACCATATAATTATGAGTTCTTACTTATATAAAATGTGTATACATATAAATTATTAATTTATAATTTTAATGGGACCATATATTTACATAGAATTTTCTAAAAATATATTATCTTATTATTTTATCGATTTGTGTCAAATTTTGAACCAGTCTAAGTTGGGACCAACGAAATTTATTAATTTATAAAGATTATTAATTTATCGAATATTAATTTATAAAGGTTCTACTGTATGTCCCAACCTCAGCAAAAATTAACAAACTAATAAAGAAATCAATGTTCCTTCCGTTTCACAATGCAAGTAGTTTAAACTAAAAACACTAATATTAAGAAAGTTGGTACTTTAAAAATAATAATATTTAATTAATTAGTTCAATCAATTATAAAAAAATTGATATTATTTGATTGGTTATACTATATCCAATAAATGTAAAAATTATCTAGATATTTGAAAACTATTTACATTTTGAAACAAAAGAACTTTCTTTAAACCACATACAATAAAAAACGGACGGAGTATTTAATAATATATGAAAACATGGCAATCAGCCGACGAAAGAAAACCATTTAAAGCAAGTATTTTTACCAAGGTAAATAACGAAATCTCTGAACTTTTTTTATATGCTTTATTAGCTGGTCTAATGGGGTTCGATTACAGACTGAACTAAGTATTTTTTTTTTATCAACAAGTCCATTATTGTATAATCCAAGTTTGAAATATTTTTTGACTAACGGTAAATGATAGCCACATTGTTTATAGTGTATATGAGGCGAAGCCAGATTTTAGACTAACCAAACAGTAACTTTTTTGTTTCTAGTAAAAATTAAATTCAGAAGATTTATATTATATCCTAAATCTTTTACAATTAAATTACCACTATTTAACTATTTTTGACCATTTTATCTTTGTTTTATTTGATACAAGCACACACATAATTCTTTAAAACATCCACAACAAAAAATTTCACCAAATATCTAGATAATATATTTAGAAATAAAAGTGAAGAGAGACTAAATTCGGTTCTTCTTTCAGAAATCCTACTTATTTTTCGAGACACTATAACAAAACTTGTCATTTTAGAAATGGTCTACCTCTTTTCAATCTTAAATTTAATTATTTAGCTCTTGAAATTAAAACTATTAAGATTATACTTGTGAGATATTTTAATGGGTATTTCATCATTGATGATGCTCTCAGAACCATTTATTTTTTGTTTATTGATATTCACAGGACCATCTTACTCTCCTCTAACTAACCAAACATTTAGCGATGTAGACTAGATTTTAATGGTATTTATAAATTATGCTATCATACCTCTTTTTTTTATAACACTAGATTATGCTGTCATACCTCACAACACGTAAATCACGTGTTCCCGATATCGAAGCTTAGTAAGGGGCGCAGACACGCACAGAAGGTAGCACGGTCAGCTGACCCACTAAATTTTTTTGATATATTCATAATATATTAATATTATATATTTTTCATAATATTATACTCTCTCGTTCCCGAAAGTAAGATGTTTTATGATTTTTACTTGTTCCACAGAGATAGATTTTCTATATGTTTAAGGTACATTTTTATACTTTTATGAAACATTAAATAAAAATATTTGAATTGATTAAATTTCATTGGTGAAAAGTTATTAGAAAGTGTATAATAAAGTAAAAAAAAAAAAATTACAAACATTTATTGAATTCTTAATAAATGTGAACACTTTAGAAAATCTTACTTTCAGAGGAACAGAAACAGATTGAACAGAAACACAGATTGAACTGAAACAGATTGAACTGATTGAGTATTTTCTTAACTACTGAATGCAATAATATTTCCAAAGCAAAGCATGTGTGGCAAATGAATTATAGTTTGCACTACTTATCGGAGACTGATTTTTAGGTCTAAAATAAATTGAAAAGTTAATTTGAAAAGATAGACATAGATAGTAGTTTATATTAAAATGTATACCATGTTAAGTTAGATTGATTTTTAACCTGAAATAAATTGGTGATAAGTGTAGTGGTCTCTATCTATCTCATATATTATTAAAGATACATTCCAACTACCGATGTGAGAGATTTGTATCTAGTACATTAATAATTTTTGTTCGTCGTAAAAATTGAATTTTTCATCATGTTAATATAAATTAAAATAGATGGATTTTCAATCTAAAATCAATTGGTAGTCCATCTATTTTATATTTTTTTCGTTCTTAAAAGATCAATGTTTTAGAATTTTCACATTTTTTAATAAAACATATTAAAACTTAATTAAAAATGCATAGTTTTTTGTAATTTTATATTTCTTCTATTTTTAAACCAATAAGATTTTAAGAAATGCAATTAATATTCTTGAACTTCACAATTTCTCATTATTAGTTGACAAAAATCACATTGGAAATATAAAATATGTACTTTTTGAAACAAAAAATTTCTTTATAATATAGATCTTTTAGTAACAGAAGTAGTTATATTATTAAAGATTCATTCCAAAAATGAGATATTTTTTCTTTAGTAGATCAGTTTTCTTTGTTCGACGTAAAAATATAAATCGTCGCTGTTTTGTGTAACTGTGTATGGTCAGAGATAGTCGACAGAAATGAATCTTGCATGGGAAACGTGCGGATAATACACATAGAATACTGATACTTGCTGCAGTCGAGGTGTTGTTACATTTTTTTTTAGTAACAGGTGCTTTTTTTATAGCAGATGGTAAGAGGTGTTGTTACTTTTGTTTGGTAAGAGATGTAAAAAAAAGGTTCTGATAGGAAGGGGTTATTAAACTGATAAAGAAGACAGCGTCATATTTTTTTGGACAAACAAGGGGTTAAGATAAATTAAAATAGATGGATTTTCGATCTAAAATCAATTGGTAGTCCATCTATTTTATACTTTTTTCGTTCTTAAAAGATCAATATTTTAAAATTTTCACACTTTTTAATAAAACATATTAAAACTTAACTATAAATGCATAGTTTTTTGTAATTTTATATTTCCTATATTTTTAAACCAATAAGATTTTAAGAAATACAATTAATATTCTTGAACTTTACAATTTTTCATTATTAGTTGACAAAAATTACATTGAAAATATAAAATATGTACTTTTTGAAACAAATTTTTTTTTATAATATAGATCTTTTAGGAACGGAAATAGTTATATTATTAAAGATTCATTCCAAAAATGAGATATTTTTTCTTTAGTAGATCAGTTTTCTTTGTTCGACGTAAAAATTTAAATCTTCGTTGTTTTGTGTAACTGTGTATGGTCAGAGATAGTTGACAGAAATGAATCTTGCATGGGAAACGTGCGGATAATACACATAGAATACTGATACTTGCTGCAGTCGAGGTGTTGTTACTTTTTTTTTGGTAACGGGTGCTTTTTTTATAGCGGATGGTAAGAGGTGTTGTTACTTTTGTTTGGTAAGAGATGTAAAAAAAATGGTTCTGATAGGAAGGGGTTATTAAACCGTCCGCTTATTCTTCGCCGTCCTGTCCGGTGCTCAACAAAGAAAGAAAAAGCAGTGAATACATCGAGTTCAACAACCTAGAGAGAGAAGAGAAAGAAGTTAGATCTACTTTGGAGTCCGGTGCTCGGCCGGCGCGCGAGCGTCCGTGCCGGCGCCGGAATCTTTCTTTGTTCGTCGTAGTGGTTCCTCTCCGCTTATTCTTCGCCGTCCTGTCAACAAGCGCCTTGTTCGACCTCTGGCACCGCCCTCATCTCTTACGGTGGTTCGGTTATGGAGTTACGACGCGCTCGTCGGGAGGTCCACGGTGGAGAAAGTGGCTTGCATGTACAGTTGTGGTATTTTCCGGGAGGTGGAGGCTTCTGCAGCTCCACCGCCGCCGGTTCGAGCTTCCGGGAAGAGAGTCTTCTTCAGATTCGCCTTCGCCGGCTTTCAGCTATGGAGAGCGGAGGCTACCAAAGTTCCGCGCTTCCATTTGGGATCCCGATGTTCTTTGGGAAAAGGTTACTAGGTTAGATTTGTTTCATGGTCGGTGTGGTTGTCGTCATGGTGGGTTTGGGTCACGATGGATGAGATCTCAGTGGAAGATGATGCTCTCCGGCGAGGTGACAGTTTTCATGAAAAGAAAAGAGATGGGTCATGGCTCGCGTGTCTAGGGTTTGAAGCGTTTCTAAAGTCGGAGGAGATCTCGAGTTTCGATGGAACTCTCCGGTGTGATGACAGTCCGTTGTGATGACAGTGCGGAGAAGAATGGTTTGCGTTCGTTGGAAGCTTGTCGGGTCTTGAGCTCCGACGAACGAGGATTTCGTCGGTGTTTGGTCCAGTGGCGTCAAGGTGGAGGCGGTTAAGTCGAGTCGGCGACGACGCGTAACGTGCTAAGGGAGCAGATCTCCCCACGTGTCGAGCCAGTCTCCTTGACGCGCTTTCCATTTGGGGCGAGTGGTTTCTGAGTTTGGGCTGAAGGCCCGTTTAGCGTTTTAATTGTGCTCGTTGTTGTTTATTGGGCTTCTAGTCGTTTTTATGTAATCGGGCTTCGGCTCTTGTCTGGGCTTGACCATTTATATAATATCAAAAAAAACCTTGAGGGAAAAAAAAGGAAGGGGTTATTAAACTGATAAAGAAGACAGCGTCATATTTCTTGGACAAACAAGACTGCGTCATTTATTTTAGCAATTCTTTTTTTTTTATCAATTATTTTAGCAATTCTAATCTCAGGATATAATAATACAACAGGTATATTAGTGTAATAAAAATAGTTGACAAGTATCTAGTCTAACCTAAGTAATGGGTGTTTACTCATTTTCATTTCAAAAAATTATCCTGAAAATCCAAATTAGGAAACAAATTTTCTCAAATGTAGAATTGCTTACCATCTCAGTTAGGAAAATAATTAAAAGAACTAGGCGGTAATCCGCGCCTTGCGCGGGATGATGGATTAAAAGAGATTATAACTTTAAAACTATATAGACTAATTTATTGGGATATTTTAATTATATTTTATGGAAATACTTCTAAAAGAGTAAGTAAAGACTTATATAAATTTATTATGAATTTAAGATGAAACAAAAAAAACAAGAGCATTATTGTTTTCATAATATAAATTATGAATATAAAATAAAATGAAACATATGCAACAGAATAATAAAATGTGAAATAAACAAATTTATAAAGATACAAATAAAAAATTGATAAAACCACAACTATTGTTATAAGTGTCTTCAGAACTCGTGGTTTGCAATTCTATAGAAAGCCATAACAAAGTATCAACTTACCAAACTAAACACAAATATTTACCAAATTCAGTAAACGAAATGTTATAGTAGGTTTTGATGTGGATGAATTTCAGTCTAATGTTATATGCAGGGATCACTTATAGGGTTTTGCTTATGAAAGATTAGAGAGAAAAGAGTATTATCTCGCCTAAATCAAATCGAATTAATCATTAACTTTTAGTTGCCAATTTTAAAACTATGGAAAGTAATATAATTAAGAAATCAACATATAGGAAACAAAATTAACTTTGTAAATTAACTTGATCGAATATAACCAGATTGACGTGTTGTGATGGGTTGAGTCCTTAATTTCATAATCTTGGTGCTTAATTTAAGGAATTGAATAGAATTTGTATAGGACTTTAAATTAATAAATAATTGTAGCACAAATTGTTCTAATTTCCATANNNNNNNNNNNNNNNNNNNNNNNNNNNNNNNNNNNNNNNNNNNNNNNNNN
This sequence is a window from Brassica oleracea var. oleracea cultivar TO1000 chromosome C1, BOL, whole genome shotgun sequence. Protein-coding genes within it:
- the LOC106298401 gene encoding cytochrome P450 81F1-like (The sequence of the model RefSeq protein was modified relative to this genomic sequence to represent the inferred CDS: added 66 bases not found in genome assembly), translating into MFYYVILALALLLIAYKFTSKTKRLNLPPTPPHSLPIIGHHRLIKPPVHRLFHRLAKAHGPIFYLRLGTRRAVVISSSALAKECFTGHNDVVVSNRPRFLTSKYIAYNYTTIATTPYGDHWRNLRKICSLEIVSSKRLANFLHIRKEEIHRMLTRLSRDALINNEVELESLFYDLTFNNIVRMVTGKIYYGEDASDKAEADTFKKLIAYITSTSGARHPGEYLPFLKIFGRSFEKKVKAVGEAMDAILQRLLDECRGNKDGNTMVNHLLSLQQQDPEYYSEVIIKGLMLGIMFAASETSAVTIEWAMASLLNHPKLLEKLKLEIDEKIGQDRLIEETDIPNLPYLQNVVSETFRLYPAAPLLVPRLTVEDIKVGGYDVPCETMVMVNAWTIHRDPELWTEPERFNPDRFNGERGEGDKDDVRTLITFGSGRRMCPGAGLANKIVTLALGSLIQCFDWGRVNGEEIDMNEGPEMAMRKVVPLRAMCHLRPVMNKLVTDTKV